A single genomic interval of Romboutsia ilealis harbors:
- a CDS encoding ABC transporter substrate-binding protein — protein MGESYGTSKDTTLYNGPFVLTKWKTEDQFTMEKNPNYWDQKEVNLLIINAKVVKDVQAGVSLFEAGEIDIV, from the coding sequence ATTGGAGAAAGCTATGGAACTTCAAAGGATACTACTTTATATAATGGTCCTTTTGTATTAACAAAGTGGAAAACAGAAGATCAATTTACTATGGAAAAAAATCCAAACTATTGGGATCAGAAAGAGGTTAATTTATTAATTATAAACGCTAAAGTTGTAAAAGATGTTCAAGCGGGTGTTAGTTTATTTGAAGCAGGAGAAATAGATATAGTTTAG
- a CDS encoding AIM24 family protein: MNTLDDKISIIDSISYDGVDFEIIAYNNLEGAQNVETAMGVFFANQVGLKMKQVRIKLNNSSVKTEAGALYYYKGNIQSKSNIGGVGGLFKKAVSGSITNESAIKPIYSGRGEILLEPSYKHYIIMELNNESIIVDKGMFYCCSEDITVKGVMQKNISSTLLGGEGLFQIELTGSGVVVLECSVPKSEIVECEISKGEELKVDGNFAIARSKGVNFSVTKSDKSLFGSAINGEGFLNTFIGEGKVWIAPTQPMYEKMRYGLPTNNNSMNNPTPRQRG; encoded by the coding sequence ATGAATACATTAGATGATAAAATAAGTATAATTGATAGTATATCATATGATGGAGTAGACTTTGAGATAATAGCATATAATAACTTAGAAGGAGCTCAAAATGTAGAAACAGCAATGGGTGTATTCTTTGCAAATCAGGTTGGATTGAAAATGAAGCAAGTAAGAATAAAGTTAAATAATAGTTCTGTAAAAACTGAAGCTGGAGCGCTTTATTATTATAAAGGAAATATACAATCTAAAAGTAATATTGGTGGTGTAGGAGGTCTTTTTAAAAAGGCCGTTTCAGGAAGTATAACAAATGAAAGTGCTATAAAACCTATTTATAGTGGACGTGGAGAGATTCTTTTAGAACCATCATATAAACACTATATAATAATGGAATTAAATAATGAAAGTATAATCGTTGATAAAGGAATGTTTTATTGTTGTTCAGAGGATATAACTGTTAAAGGAGTTATGCAAAAAAATATTTCATCAACATTACTTGGAGGAGAAGGATTATTCCAAATAGAATTAACTGGTTCAGGGGTAGTTGTACTTGAATGTAGTGTACCAAAGTCAGAAATAGTAGAATGTGAAATAAGTAAAGGAGAAGAATTAAAGGTAGATGGAAACTTCGCTATAGCTAGAAGTAAAGGTGTAAACTTTAGCGTTACAAAATCAGATAAAAGTTTATTTGGTTCAGCTATAAATGGTGAAGGATTCTTAAATACCTTTATTGGTGAAGGAAAAGTTTGGATAGCTCCTACTCAACCTATGTATGAAAAAATGAGATATGGCCTTCCAACTAATAATAATTCTATGAATAACCCAACACCTCGTCAAAGAGGATAA
- the hfq gene encoding RNA chaperone Hfq — MKNNTAINLQDLFLNNARKERIPVTIYLMNGVKVNGQVKGFDSYIIMLEDEKRQQNMIYKHAVSTILPTRHINMQNNNQQNNNFNK; from the coding sequence ATGAAAAATAATACAGCTATAAATTTACAGGATTTATTTTTAAATAATGCTAGAAAAGAAAGAATACCTGTTACAATATATTTAATGAATGGGGTTAAAGTAAATGGACAAGTAAAAGGTTTTGATAGCTATATAATAATGCTAGAAGATGAGAAAAGACAACAAAATATGATATACAAGCATGCAGTATCAACTATACTACCTACTAGACATATAAATATGCAAAATAATAATCAACAAAATAATAATTTTAATAAATAG
- a CDS encoding CDP-alcohol phosphatidyltransferase family protein, translated as MLDTHARKYVNPIIELGAKFLLKLKLTPNNVTILALLLGISTSIFLYFDMQVVAVIVLWISGYLDAVDGAMARRSNSSSSFGTLLDIVSDRIVEVGIVLVLGIKFVDLRYNFIVLTACILMSMTIFLTVGALSEKKGVKSFYYQAGVAERSEGFIFFSLMILFPSYLRIITNIFSILIIVTAIQRFLEAKRLLD; from the coding sequence ATGTTAGATACACATGCAAGAAAATATGTAAATCCAATAATTGAATTAGGAGCTAAGTTTCTTTTAAAATTAAAATTAACTCCTAATAATGTAACTATATTAGCTTTATTATTAGGGATATCAACTTCTATATTTTTATATTTTGATATGCAAGTAGTTGCAGTTATTGTGCTTTGGATATCAGGATACTTAGATGCAGTAGATGGAGCTATGGCAAGAAGAAGTAATAGTTCATCGTCTTTTGGAACACTTCTTGACATTGTTTCAGATAGAATTGTGGAAGTAGGTATAGTGTTAGTACTTGGGATTAAATTTGTAGACTTAAGATATAATTTTATAGTATTAACTGCATGTATACTTATGTCTATGACTATATTTTTAACAGTTGGAGCATTAAGCGAAAAAAAAGGAGTGAAATCATTTTACTATCAAGCAGGAGTGGCAGAAAGAAGTGAAGGATTCATATTTTTTTCACTTATGATTTTATTTCCGAGCTATTTAAGAATAATAACTAATATATTTTCAATACTAATAATAGTAACTGCAATTCAAAGATTTTTGGAGGCAAAAAGATTACTAGATTAA
- a CDS encoding TVP38/TMEM64 family protein, which translates to MTSYLVKLDMEGLKEYILSFGIWGPVVSFLLMILQSVAAPLPAFVITFANAALFGWVYGAILSWTSAMAGAAICFYIAKFLGRNTVENLTSKFALDEVDKFFVKYGKHTILIARLLPFMSFDLVSYAAGLTSMSFASFFIATGIGQLPATIVYSYVGDMLTGGAKLMMTGLLTLFALSILIYVIKKIWDEKIINNLK; encoded by the coding sequence ATGACATCTTATTTAGTTAAACTTGATATGGAAGGATTAAAAGAATATATATTATCTTTTGGTATTTGGGGACCGGTAGTATCTTTCTTATTAATGATACTTCAATCTGTAGCTGCACCTCTTCCAGCATTTGTAATAACTTTTGCTAATGCTGCTTTATTTGGATGGGTGTATGGTGCAATACTTTCATGGACTAGTGCCATGGCTGGAGCAGCAATATGTTTTTATATAGCTAAATTTTTAGGAAGAAATACAGTTGAGAATTTAACTAGCAAATTTGCATTAGATGAAGTAGATAAGTTTTTTGTAAAGTATGGAAAGCATACAATATTAATAGCAAGACTATTGCCATTTATGTCTTTTGACTTAGTAAGTTATGCGGCAGGATTAACATCAATGAGCTTTGCATCATTTTTTATAGCAACAGGAATAGGACAGCTTCCAGCTACAATAGTGTATTCATATGTTGGAGATATGCTAACTGGTGGGGCTAAGTTAATGATGACTGGGCTACTTACATTATTTGCATTAAGTATATTAATATATGTTATTAAGAAAATATGGGACGAAAAAATAATAAACAATTTAAAATAA
- a CDS encoding ABC transporter substrate-binding protein, which translates to MNRKIYIVLLCMMMISSIVGCSKSQKSNDINSNTNILDTSYDEILKSAKGTTVNFYGYGGNEVMNKWFDTYVIPQMKEKYDIKVKRVGMNIDDIMNKLLSEKQAKSKDGVMDVVWINGENFKTAKENNLLVGAFTEKLPNFNDYIDKDSETINTDFGTPVEGLEAPWGKAEFVVIKDTDKVSQNIEDTETLKEAIIKNPGKFTYPALPDFEGSAFVRNVIYDIVGYENLINLPENEDEVRKVIQPAMDYLNEIKPYLWNKGETYPATIAQLDNMYSDGEVYFTMTYSPNTVKGKIDSNEYSKDTEIIAFDKGNISNTHFLTIPENAPNKEGAMVLINFLMSIDAQALKTDTANWGDMTVLDMNKVPNEEKYKFSETVEFGKTLPELNAGLVPIIEKIWTEEVLQNGK; encoded by the coding sequence ATGAATAGAAAAATTTACATAGTACTATTATGTATGATGATGATTTCATCTATAGTTGGATGTTCAAAATCTCAAAAATCAAATGATATAAACAGTAATACAAATATACTAGACACTAGTTATGATGAAATTTTAAAAAGTGCAAAAGGGACTACAGTAAACTTTTATGGATATGGCGGTAATGAAGTTATGAACAAGTGGTTTGATACTTATGTAATCCCGCAAATGAAAGAAAAATATGATATAAAAGTAAAAAGGGTAGGAATGAATATTGATGATATAATGAATAAATTATTATCAGAAAAGCAAGCTAAAAGTAAAGATGGAGTTATGGATGTAGTTTGGATAAATGGTGAAAATTTTAAAACTGCAAAAGAAAATAATCTATTAGTTGGAGCATTTACTGAAAAACTTCCTAACTTTAATGATTACATAGACAAAGATTCAGAAACTATAAACACTGATTTTGGAACACCTGTAGAAGGGTTAGAAGCACCATGGGGTAAAGCAGAGTTTGTAGTAATTAAAGATACTGATAAAGTATCTCAAAATATAGAAGATACTGAAACATTAAAAGAAGCAATAATTAAAAATCCAGGCAAATTTACATACCCTGCATTACCAGATTTTGAAGGAAGTGCATTTGTAAGAAATGTAATATATGACATAGTAGGATATGAAAACTTAATTAACTTACCTGAAAATGAAGATGAAGTTAGAAAAGTTATACAACCAGCGATGGATTATTTAAATGAAATTAAACCATATTTATGGAATAAAGGAGAAACATATCCTGCTACAATAGCACAATTAGATAATATGTATTCAGATGGCGAAGTTTACTTTACAATGACTTATTCACCAAATACTGTTAAAGGAAAAATTGATAGCAATGAATATAGTAAGGATACAGAAATAATAGCATTTGATAAAGGAAATATAAGTAATACTCATTTTTTAACAATACCTGAAAATGCACCTAACAAAGAAGGAGCTATGGTACTTATAAACTTTTTAATGAGTATAGATGCTCAAGCGTTAAAAACTGATACTGCTAATTGGGGCGATATGACTGTATTAGATATGAATAAAGTGCCTAACGAAGAAAAGTATAAATTTAGTGAAACTGTGGAATTTGGAAAGACATTACCAGAGTTAAATGCTGGATTAGTACCTATAATAGAGAAAATATGGACTGAAGAGGTTTTACAAAATGGAAAATAA
- a CDS encoding (Fe-S)-binding protein yields the protein MKTINLNEKTLEEIKINENNCINCKRCYNSCTMMSKYSSSPKELMKKIITDKSVDKNIPYSCSSCAVCNLKCPKDIKIKEMFYDMRKDIFNNDKKNMNDIGYNSVKFHQINSFSPVFSKSFSNKSTKKLFFPGCSLSSYSPEIVLKTYEYLKESIEDLSIAFKCCGKPTLSMGDMDKFKIYYSQVENLFLENEIEEVIVACPNCFNTIKQYSKSVKVKTIWEVINENSIPKNLINHYNDLDIRFSLHDPCPIRYESKIHDTVRLILKSMGIKIVEFDKSRENTECCGSGGMLRVTNPKLALEQTNKRVSEAKTDTVISYCESCCEAMMIANKNTLHILDFMFNEAVINKSKFTQDKISTIKKWKNRYKSIKLIKN from the coding sequence ATGAAAACAATAAATTTAAATGAAAAAACTCTAGAAGAGATAAAAATAAATGAAAATAATTGTATAAATTGCAAAAGATGCTATAATTCATGTACTATGATGAGTAAATATTCTTCATCTCCAAAAGAACTTATGAAAAAAATAATAACAGATAAAAGTGTAGATAAAAATATACCTTATTCTTGTTCTTCTTGCGCAGTTTGCAACTTAAAATGTCCTAAAGATATAAAAATAAAAGAAATGTTTTACGATATGAGAAAAGATATTTTTAATAATGATAAAAAAAATATGAATGATATTGGATATAATAGTGTAAAATTTCATCAGATTAATAGTTTTTCACCTGTATTTTCAAAGTCTTTTTCAAATAAAAGTACTAAGAAATTATTCTTTCCAGGATGTAGTTTATCAAGTTATAGTCCAGAAATAGTCTTAAAAACATATGAATATTTAAAAGAGAGTATAGAGGATTTATCAATAGCGTTTAAATGTTGTGGTAAGCCAACTTTATCAATGGGAGATATGGATAAATTTAAAATATATTATTCTCAGGTAGAAAATTTATTTTTAGAAAATGAAATTGAAGAAGTTATAGTAGCATGTCCAAATTGTTTTAATACCATAAAACAATATAGTAAATCAGTTAAAGTAAAAACTATATGGGAGGTTATAAATGAAAACTCAATTCCTAAAAATTTAATAAATCATTATAATGATTTAGATATTAGGTTTAGTTTACATGACCCATGTCCTATAAGATATGAATCTAAGATTCATGATACTGTTAGATTAATATTAAAATCAATGGGGATAAAAATAGTTGAATTCGATAAAAGTAGAGAAAATACAGAGTGTTGTGGATCTGGAGGTATGCTTAGAGTAACAAATCCTAAACTAGCTTTAGAACAAACTAATAAAAGAGTTAGTGAAGCTAAAACTGATACAGTTATATCTTACTGTGAATCATGTTGCGAAGCTATGATGATTGCAAATAAAAATACACTTCATATATTAGATTTTATGTTCAATGAGGCTGTTATAAATAAAAGTAAATTTACTCAAGATAAAATATCTACTATAAAAAAATGGAAAAATAGATATAAATCTATAAAGTTAATTAAAAATTAA
- a CDS encoding ABC transporter permease, whose amino-acid sequence MENKLKPYILLAPIAIILISIMGFGIANCVMQSLGYMPHIGEENISFRFYKEVIRDSIFLESLIFSLKTSFISSTVAVFIGVIVAYFLSQEKLSKIKESLLNLPIIIPHIVVVMLMITIFSQSGIISRILYSLNIINDSSQFISLVSDKNGVGVILVYLWKGIPFTIITAYNILKNISNNLEKVAINLGASKLQCFRHIILPLASPTIISSFIILFAFSFGSFEVPFLIGPTTPKALSVSAYTNYISSDLSQRSYAMVINVILSSLSFILLIVYNKILEKINKYKI is encoded by the coding sequence ATGGAAAATAAACTAAAACCATATATATTATTAGCACCTATAGCTATTATATTAATAAGTATAATGGGATTTGGAATAGCTAATTGTGTAATGCAAAGTTTAGGATATATGCCACATATAGGTGAAGAAAATATTAGTTTTAGATTTTATAAAGAAGTTATAAGAGATTCTATATTTTTAGAATCTCTTATATTTAGTTTAAAAACGTCATTTATATCGTCTACGGTAGCAGTTTTTATAGGAGTGATAGTGGCATATTTTTTATCACAAGAGAAATTATCTAAAATAAAAGAATCATTATTAAATTTACCTATTATAATTCCACATATAGTTGTAGTAATGTTGATGATAACTATATTTTCTCAATCAGGAATAATTTCAAGAATATTATATTCATTAAATATTATAAATGATTCATCTCAATTCATATCTTTAGTTTCTGATAAAAATGGAGTAGGAGTAATATTGGTATATTTATGGAAAGGAATACCATTCACTATTATAACAGCATATAATATTTTGAAAAATATAAGTAATAATTTAGAAAAAGTAGCCATAAATTTAGGAGCTAGTAAGTTACAATGCTTTAGACATATAATTTTACCATTAGCTTCACCAACAATAATATCTTCATTTATAATTTTGTTTGCTTTTTCTTTTGGGTCATTTGAAGTTCCATTTTTAATAGGTCCAACAACACCTAAAGCACTTTCTGTTAGTGCGTATACAAATTATATAAGCTCGGACTTATCTCAAAGGTCATATGCTATGGTTATAAATGTTATATTATCTAGCTTAAGTTTTATACTTCTTATTGTATATAATAAAATTCTAGAAAAGATAAATAAATATAAGATTTAG
- a CDS encoding IS982 family transposase, with the protein MLEFNNYYIQDQKNLTDLFTNIFVIIDDIYNEIIPITVSNRRNIKDSKLSDSEIITISIVGELLTIDSEKAFFSLLKREYKNLFPKIGDRTRFNRTKRNLYWVISKIREHISLFMQSYSNNIRIVDSMPIPVCEFGRAHFSKCFKGEASYGRCPSKKQTYFGFKFHALTTIDGFLSDYIITPANVDDRNAVWDLCDKYKSISIIGDKGYVNKRLTPELKVEKDINLLFLKRGNSKDNYPKDIRQLIFKARRRIETSFSQLAEQLNLNKVKSKSMLGFITRTSIKVLAHNISFLINKLMGNEDSISKIKRLVFG; encoded by the coding sequence ATGCTAGAGTTTAATAATTATTATATCCAAGATCAAAAAAATTTAACTGATTTATTTACAAATATATTTGTAATTATAGATGATATATATAATGAGATTATACCTATAACTGTAAGTAATAGACGTAATATAAAAGATAGCAAACTTTCTGATAGTGAGATAATCACTATTAGCATAGTTGGTGAACTTTTAACTATTGATTCTGAAAAAGCATTCTTTAGTTTGCTTAAAAGGGAATATAAAAATCTATTTCCAAAGATAGGAGATAGAACGAGATTCAACAGAACTAAAAGAAACTTATATTGGGTAATATCTAAAATAAGAGAGCATATTTCTTTATTTATGCAATCTTATTCTAACAATATAAGAATTGTAGATAGTATGCCTATTCCAGTATGTGAATTTGGTAGAGCACATTTTAGTAAATGCTTTAAAGGCGAAGCCTCTTATGGTAGATGTCCTTCAAAAAAACAAACTTATTTTGGATTTAAATTTCATGCTCTTACTACAATAGATGGATTTTTATCTGATTATATTATAACTCCAGCTAATGTAGATGATAGAAATGCAGTATGGGATTTATGTGATAAATATAAATCTATTTCTATTATTGGTGATAAAGGGTATGTAAATAAAAGGCTAACGCCTGAACTGAAAGTTGAAAAGGATATAAATCTATTATTTTTAAAGCGCGGAAATAGTAAAGATAATTATCCCAAAGATATAAGACAATTGATATTTAAAGCTAGAAGAAGGATAGAAACTAGTTTTTCTCAGTTGGCAGAACAATTAAATTTGAATAAAGTAAAAAGTAAATCAATGTTAGGATTTATAACTAGAACTTCAATAAAAGTTTTAGCTCATAATATATCATTTCTAATAAACAAATTAATGGGAAATGAAGATTCTATATCTAAAATAAAAAGATTAGTATTTGGATAA
- a CDS encoding CPBP family intramembrane glutamic endopeptidase: MKKVNIFLSINFIFTWGVAFWLMSNGGYQNPLAKIVLMVCMIIPAISAILTSFITKENIKDLWIKPNFRNNKKFYLIAWFLPAILIVLGAGVYYLVFPSHFDLSMSTFIKLTQDQMVAMGQRAPSVEELKSLLIMQIIIGVLLAPILNFIACLGEELGWRGFLLPMLNEKYSYLKSTIKSGVIWGIWHAPMIAMGHNYGLGYFGAPWGGILAMIVFCVVVSAFLSYMTFKTKSCIPAVLSHGMINGFASFSTIFIAVPRVNPFIGPSPVGILGGVGFIIVGIICLIKINKMDKEMEEISI, from the coding sequence ATGAAAAAAGTTAATATTTTTTTGAGTATAAACTTTATATTTACATGGGGTGTGGCATTTTGGCTAATGAGCAATGGTGGATATCAAAATCCATTGGCTAAGATAGTACTTATGGTATGTATGATAATTCCAGCAATATCAGCAATTTTAACTAGCTTTATAACTAAGGAAAATATTAAAGATTTATGGATAAAACCAAATTTTAGAAATAATAAAAAATTTTATTTAATAGCATGGTTTTTGCCTGCAATACTTATTGTATTAGGAGCAGGAGTGTATTATTTAGTGTTTCCATCTCATTTTGATTTAAGTATGTCAACATTTATAAAATTAACACAAGACCAAATGGTAGCTATGGGTCAGCGAGCACCATCAGTAGAAGAATTAAAATCATTGCTTATAATGCAAATAATAATAGGAGTTTTACTTGCACCTATATTAAATTTTATAGCTTGTCTAGGAGAAGAATTAGGATGGAGAGGATTTTTACTTCCAATGCTTAATGAAAAATATTCATATTTAAAATCAACTATTAAAAGTGGAGTTATATGGGGAATATGGCATGCACCTATGATAGCTATGGGACATAATTATGGATTAGGTTATTTTGGTGCACCTTGGGGAGGAATACTTGCAATGATAGTATTTTGTGTAGTTGTATCTGCCTTTTTATCATATATGACATTTAAGACTAAAAGTTGTATACCGGCAGTGCTTTCACATGGTATGATAAATGGGTTTGCAAGTTTTTCAACTATATTTATAGCAGTACCTAGAGTTAATCCATTTATAGGACCAAGTCCAGTTGGGATTTTAGGTGGAGTTGGATTTATCATAGTAGGAATTATTTGTTTAATTAAAATAAATAAGATGGATAAAGAAATGGAGGAAATATCTATATAG
- a CDS encoding rhodanese-like domain-containing protein — protein sequence MKLTKKAKAFLMSTMIIATLGSIVGCSSNNSDSTYNKVDSAKTEKLTSDNKKTLVIDVRSSDEYAKGHLVDAINIPFDDFKEKINELDGYKDQKIILICNTGNKSGKGAQILVDNGFKKVYNAEDGMDEFDYSTVTYTNVTGSEFENMIAKNKNAVIIDVRDAKDYEKSHIENSINIPIDDFESRFNELEEYKGKDILIYCSIGRRSAKAAGILENNGYTNVYNAVDGVTEYDFKLVK from the coding sequence GTGAAATTAACCAAAAAAGCAAAAGCTTTCTTAATGAGTACAATGATAATTGCCACATTAGGCAGTATAGTTGGATGTTCATCAAATAATAGTGATTCAACTTATAATAAAGTAGATTCTGCTAAAACAGAAAAGCTAACGTCAGATAATAAAAAGACATTAGTTATAGATGTAAGAAGTTCAGATGAATATGCTAAGGGTCATTTAGTAGATGCAATAAATATACCATTTGATGATTTTAAAGAAAAAATCAATGAATTAGATGGCTATAAGGATCAAAAGATTATATTAATATGTAATACTGGAAATAAAAGTGGAAAAGGCGCTCAAATTCTAGTAGATAACGGATTTAAGAAAGTATACAATGCAGAAGATGGTATGGATGAATTTGATTATTCTACAGTAACTTACACAAATGTTACAGGAAGTGAATTTGAAAATATGATAGCAAAAAATAAGAATGCTGTTATAATAGATGTAAGAGATGCTAAGGACTATGAAAAAAGCCATATAGAAAACTCAATAAATATACCAATAGATGACTTTGAGTCAAGATTTAATGAATTAGAGGAATACAAGGGTAAAGATATATTAATATATTGCTCAATAGGAAGAAGAAGTGCTAAAGCAGCGGGAATATTAGAAAATAATGGATATACTAATGTTTACAATGCAGTAGATGGTGTAACAGAATATGACTTTAAATTAGTTAAATAA
- a CDS encoding acyl-[acyl-carrier-protein] thioesterase — MSKVFKKIYEVGYRDTNPRRECKFSSYMEFMSDIAFKHDASLGLSLSNLLESNHTWVVFNYKIKVFKPTNYQDELRVETYIKTFRKYFAVRVFEIYNEENELVLQSESLAFFIDMLKAKPCTIPDYYYNKYNISEEDKNIKIDKLKFEKTERVDIEKKFDIRYTDIDFNLHVGNVNYVRWIIDSMPLEVVKDYRICEFNIKYEKQIKDQESIIVNTKLEYEQDKVHANHIIIDKENNELSLLESYWEKIKS; from the coding sequence ATGTCTAAAGTATTTAAGAAAATATATGAAGTAGGATATAGAGATACAAATCCAAGAAGAGAATGTAAATTTTCATCATATATGGAATTTATGTCAGATATAGCTTTTAAGCATGATGCCAGTTTAGGCTTATCCCTATCAAATTTACTTGAAAGTAATCATACATGGGTAGTATTTAATTATAAGATTAAAGTATTTAAGCCGACGAATTATCAAGATGAATTAAGAGTTGAAACATATATAAAGACCTTTAGAAAGTACTTTGCGGTTAGAGTATTTGAAATATATAATGAAGAAAATGAACTTGTATTACAAAGTGAAAGTTTAGCATTTTTTATAGATATGTTAAAAGCAAAACCCTGCACTATTCCAGATTACTATTATAATAAGTATAATATATCAGAAGAAGATAAAAATATAAAAATAGATAAATTAAAGTTTGAAAAAACAGAAAGAGTAGATATAGAAAAGAAATTTGATATAAGATATACAGATATTGATTTTAATTTACATGTTGGAAATGTAAATTATGTTAGATGGATTATAGATTCTATGCCACTTGAAGTAGTTAAAGACTATAGGATATGTGAATTCAATATAAAATATGAAAAACAAATAAAAGATCAGGAAAGTATAATAGTAAATACAAAACTTGAATATGAACAAGATAAAGTACATGCAAATCATATTATAATAGATAAGGAAAATAATGAATTATCTTTGCTTGAAAGTTATTGGGAGAAAATTAAATCATGA
- a CDS encoding TVP38/TMEM64 family protein gives MTKKYKTAYKVIISIVILMIISIVVYKVYKMNLGIGDIKNYVESFGKLGPIIYIIIFSLVPLTLFPDSILAISSGLIFGLVNGYIYTAIGALIGGTISFYISRKLGRNVVKKLIKEKLDKVENMINERGFFIVLMLRLIPLFPFDVISYGSGLTSIKYKDFILATFFGTIPGIFVFVNIGAQSVNIGSKSFYLSIVALILLLVVSIILKNRFITKNLENNK, from the coding sequence TTGACAAAAAAGTACAAAACAGCATATAAGGTAATAATATCTATAGTTATATTGATGATTATATCAATTGTTGTATATAAGGTTTATAAAATGAATTTAGGAATAGGTGATATAAAAAATTATGTTGAGTCTTTTGGAAAGTTGGGACCAATAATATATATAATAATATTCTCTCTAGTTCCTCTTACACTTTTTCCAGATTCAATACTTGCAATATCAAGTGGCCTTATATTTGGATTAGTAAATGGATATATTTATACTGCAATTGGAGCTTTAATAGGAGGAACAATATCTTTTTATATATCTAGAAAGTTAGGAAGAAATGTAGTAAAAAAACTTATCAAAGAAAAACTAGATAAAGTAGAAAATATGATAAATGAAAGAGGATTCTTTATAGTGCTTATGCTAAGGCTAATTCCTTTATTTCCATTTGATGTAATTAGTTATGGTTCTGGCTTAACAAGTATAAAATATAAAGATTTCATACTTGCGACTTTCTTTGGAACAATACCAGGAATATTTGTATTTGTAAATATTGGAGCACAATCAGTTAATATAGGAAGTAAAAGCTTTTATTTATCAATAGTAGCGTTAATATTACTTTTGGTAGTATCTATAATATTAAAAAATAGATTTATTACCAAAAACTTAGAAAATAATAAATAA
- a CDS encoding DUF1540 domain-containing protein, which yields MSNGNLNCSATNCGHNNSGLCYAGGINVGGHNANTTSSTYCSSFVDQDSTSFTNCANCSCTKPEQIKCDAVNCTYNEDKNCVADSVQINAHNTSCETFVSR from the coding sequence ATGTCAAATGGAAATTTAAACTGTTCTGCAACTAATTGTGGACATAATAACTCGGGATTATGTTATGCTGGTGGTATAAATGTAGGTGGTCATAATGCTAATACAACTTCTAGTACTTACTGCTCTTCTTTCGTAGATCAAGATAGTACTTCTTTTACAAATTGTGCTAATTGCAGTTGTACTAAACCTGAACAAATAAAATGTGATGCTGTTAATTGCACTTACAATGAAGATAAGAATTGCGTTGCTGACAGCGTTCAAATAAATGCACACAATACAAGTTGTGAAACTTTTGTATCTAGATAA